In Sphingomonas sp. G-3-2-10, a single window of DNA contains:
- a CDS encoding methylated-DNA--[protein]-cysteine S-methyltransferase, which yields MTYASRTMTSPVGTLTLVASPKGLTAILWENERAGRVPLGETREDRDHPVLIEAERQIAAYFAGELTEFSVPLDFAGTDFQKSVWAALLTIPFGETRSYAEIAHQIGRPKAVRAVGAANGRNPISIIAPCHRVIGSNGSLTGFAGGLEAKQLLLTLEGRGTLL from the coding sequence ATGACCTACGCATCCCGAACCATGACATCGCCCGTCGGCACCCTCACCCTCGTGGCGAGCCCGAAGGGGCTGACCGCGATCCTGTGGGAGAATGAGCGCGCCGGCCGCGTCCCCCTTGGCGAAACGCGGGAGGATCGCGACCACCCCGTGCTGATCGAAGCGGAGCGCCAGATCGCGGCCTATTTCGCGGGCGAGCTGACCGAATTCAGCGTGCCGCTCGATTTCGCCGGGACCGATTTCCAGAAGAGCGTCTGGGCCGCGTTGCTCACCATCCCCTTCGGCGAAACGCGCAGCTATGCCGAGATCGCGCACCAGATCGGCCGCCCGAAAGCGGTCCGCGCGGTGGGCGCGGCGAACGGCCGCAACCCGATCTCGATCATCGCGCCGTGCCACCGGGTGATCGGATCCAACGGATCGCTGACCGGCTTTGCCGGCGGGCTGGAAGCCAAGCAGCTGCTGCTGACGCTGGAGGGCCGCGGCACCCTGCTGTGA
- the gmk gene encoding guanylate kinase — translation MAEHPEDPHGFRRRGVLFVLSSPSGAGKSTIARKLLKADDGLDMSVSYTTRGIRPGEEDGKDYHFTDTDTFRAMVANNEFLEWAHVFDQRYGTPKAPVDAMLRSGRDVLFDIDWQGAQQLFQLMGGDVVRVFILPPSMKILHERLTNRGTDTTEVIDRRMARANAEVSHWDGYDYVLVNDDVEQCYDCVHTILKAERLKRSRQTGLIGFIRGLNK, via the coding sequence ATGGCCGAGCACCCCGAAGATCCCCACGGTTTCCGCAGACGGGGCGTGCTGTTCGTCCTTTCCTCGCCTTCGGGCGCCGGCAAGTCGACCATCGCCCGCAAGCTGCTGAAGGCCGATGACGGTCTCGATATGTCAGTGTCCTACACCACGCGCGGCATCCGCCCGGGCGAGGAAGACGGCAAGGATTATCACTTCACCGATACCGACACGTTCCGCGCGATGGTCGCGAACAACGAGTTCCTGGAATGGGCGCACGTGTTCGACCAGCGCTACGGCACGCCCAAGGCGCCGGTGGATGCGATGCTGCGTTCGGGCCGCGACGTGCTGTTCGACATCGACTGGCAGGGTGCGCAGCAACTGTTCCAGCTGATGGGCGGCGACGTGGTGCGGGTGTTCATCCTGCCGCCGTCGATGAAGATTCTGCACGAGCGGCTGACCAATCGCGGCACCGACACCACCGAAGTGATCGATCGCCGCATGGCTCGCGCCAATGCCGAGGTCAGCCACTGGGACGGCTATGACTATGTGCTGGTCAACGACGATGTCGAGCAATGCTATGACTGCGTCCACACGATCCTGAAGGCCGAACGGCTCAAGCGTTCGCGCCAGACGGGCTTGATCGGATTCATCCGGGGGCTCAACAAGTAG
- a CDS encoding FMN-binding negative transcriptional regulator: MHPNPKFRWEDRDAMRAFVRAAGFGALFAATPDGPRVAHMPVVWLDDTTLGLHIARGNGIARHLDGATGLFTVHGPDAYVSPDWYGLGPDEVPTWNYVAVELEGRMVKMEREELIAQIDALSHEQEARLAPKPEWSRAKSDPKKIEMMLNAIQGYRLEVAAWRGTRKLGQNKTDPARLSAADALEAQGRRAIAHWMRNPE, from the coding sequence ATGCACCCCAACCCCAAGTTCCGCTGGGAAGACCGCGACGCGATGCGCGCGTTCGTGCGCGCGGCAGGCTTCGGCGCGCTGTTCGCCGCCACGCCGGACGGGCCGCGCGTCGCGCATATGCCGGTGGTGTGGCTCGACGACACGACGCTCGGCCTGCACATCGCACGCGGCAACGGCATCGCCCGGCACCTCGACGGGGCGACGGGCCTGTTCACCGTCCACGGGCCCGACGCCTATGTCAGTCCCGACTGGTACGGCCTCGGCCCCGATGAAGTCCCCACCTGGAACTATGTCGCGGTCGAGCTTGAAGGCCGGATGGTGAAGATGGAGCGCGAGGAACTGATCGCGCAGATCGACGCGCTCAGCCACGAGCAGGAAGCCCGCCTAGCGCCCAAGCCAGAGTGGAGCCGCGCCAAGAGCGATCCAAAGAAGATCGAGATGATGCTGAACGCGATTCAAGGCTACCGGCTGGAAGTCGCCGCATGGCGCGGCACGCGCAAGCTCGGCCAGAACAAGACCGATCCCGCGCGCCTCTCCGCCGCCGACGCGCTGGAAGCCCAGGGCCGCCGCGCCATCGCGCACTGGATGCGGAATCCGGAATGA
- the hisA gene encoding 1-(5-phosphoribosyl)-5-[(5-phosphoribosylamino)methylideneamino]imidazole-4-carboxamide isomerase, with amino-acid sequence MAPLIVFPAIDLKGGQVVRLAEGDMDRATVYGDDPAAQAAAFMAAGASHLHVVDLDGAFAGESVNGAAVGAILQAFAGKVQLGGGIRSRESVEHWLDLGVNRVVIGTAALENPELVREAARDNPGRIVVAVDARDGMVATRGWADVSTVSVVELAKRFEDAGVAALLFTDVGRDGLLKGCNVEATVALARAVSIPVIASGGVTDVRDIELLRPHVADGIEGVITGRALYDGRLGLREAIEAAASSPSPLREEGRGEGQEP; translated from the coding sequence ATGGCGCCCCTGATCGTTTTCCCCGCCATCGACCTGAAGGGCGGACAGGTGGTGCGTCTCGCCGAAGGCGATATGGATCGCGCGACCGTCTATGGCGACGATCCCGCCGCGCAGGCCGCCGCCTTCATGGCCGCCGGCGCGAGCCATCTCCATGTGGTGGACCTCGACGGTGCGTTCGCGGGTGAATCGGTCAACGGCGCGGCGGTGGGCGCAATCCTCCAGGCGTTCGCCGGCAAGGTCCAGTTGGGCGGCGGCATCCGGTCGCGCGAATCGGTCGAACATTGGCTCGATCTGGGCGTCAATCGCGTGGTGATCGGCACCGCAGCGCTCGAAAATCCCGAACTGGTCCGCGAAGCCGCACGCGACAATCCCGGCCGGATCGTCGTCGCGGTCGATGCGCGCGATGGCATGGTCGCGACGCGCGGCTGGGCCGATGTGTCCACCGTCAGCGTGGTCGAACTGGCGAAGCGGTTCGAGGATGCCGGCGTCGCCGCCCTGCTCTTCACCGATGTCGGCCGCGACGGGCTGCTCAAGGGCTGCAATGTCGAGGCAACCGTGGCGCTGGCCCGCGCAGTGTCGATTCCCGTCATCGCCAGCGGCGGCGTGACCGATGTGCGCGACATCGAACTGCTCCGCCCGCATGTGGCAGACGGGATCGAAGGCGTCATCACCGGCCGGGCGCTGTATGACGGGCGGCTGGGGTTGCGTGAAGCGATCGAGGCTGCGGCTTCTTCTCCCTCTCCCCTCCGGGAAGAGGGTCGGGGAGAGGGGCAAGAACCGTGA
- the crcB gene encoding fluoride efflux transporter CrcB, translated as MPHLLLVMLGGAFGTAARYLTGRATLAWFGPDYPYGTLAVNLIGGLLMGALVGILAKYEASEPWRLLVGVGVLGGFTTFSAFSLDMMGMIERGDWIAATGYALVSVIGSVAALALGLTLTRAIA; from the coding sequence ATGCCACATCTTCTTCTCGTCATGCTCGGCGGTGCCTTCGGGACCGCGGCGCGGTACCTGACCGGCCGTGCCACGCTGGCGTGGTTCGGGCCCGACTATCCCTATGGCACGCTGGCGGTGAACCTGATCGGCGGGCTGCTGATGGGTGCGCTGGTCGGCATCCTCGCAAAATATGAAGCCAGCGAGCCGTGGCGGCTGCTGGTCGGCGTCGGCGTGCTCGGCGGCTTCACGACATTTTCGGCCTTCTCGCTCGACATGATGGGGATGATCGAGCGCGGCGACTGGATCGCCGCAACCGGCTATGCGCTGGTATCGGTGATCGGATCGGTCGCGGCGCTGGCGCTGGGCCTGACGCTTACAAGGGCAATCGCATGA
- a CDS encoding HAD family hydrolase → MWSGPRNISTAMMRAFENRDDTDVSDEPFYAAFLAKTGAQHPMFEEVIASQPNDWREVADAMTGPAPGGSPVWYQKQMCHHMLPEFGLDWMDACTNAFLIRPPEQVLASYLAKRTVVTLDDIGVVRQNEIFDRVAERTGKAPPVIEGSDVLADPRAALSALCDALGIPFSEKMLSWPAGRRASDGVWAPAWYDAVERSTGFNPPARLATFDDLPDALKPVAEAARPYYERMAQHKLA, encoded by the coding sequence ATGTGGTCTGGCCCCCGCAACATCTCGACCGCGATGATGCGCGCGTTCGAGAATCGCGACGATACTGACGTCAGCGACGAGCCTTTCTATGCCGCCTTCCTCGCGAAGACGGGCGCGCAACATCCGATGTTCGAGGAAGTGATCGCCTCGCAACCCAATGACTGGCGCGAGGTCGCCGATGCGATGACCGGCCCGGCGCCCGGCGGCAGCCCGGTCTGGTATCAGAAGCAGATGTGCCACCACATGCTGCCCGAATTCGGGCTCGACTGGATGGATGCCTGCACCAATGCCTTCCTGATCCGTCCGCCCGAACAGGTGCTGGCGTCGTACCTCGCCAAGCGCACCGTGGTGACACTCGACGATATCGGCGTGGTCCGCCAGAACGAGATCTTCGATCGCGTCGCCGAACGGACGGGCAAGGCGCCGCCGGTGATCGAGGGCAGCGACGTGCTGGCCGATCCCCGCGCCGCGCTTTCCGCCCTGTGCGATGCGCTGGGCATTCCCTTTTCGGAGAAGATGCTGAGCTGGCCGGCGGGCCGCCGCGCATCGGACGGGGTGTGGGCACCGGCATGGTATGATGCGGTCGAGCGGTCGACCGGCTTCAATCCGCCCGCGCGGCTGGCGACGTTCGACGACCTGCCCGATGCGCTCAAGCCCGTCGCGGAGGCGGCGCGGCCCTATTACGAGCGGATGGCCCAACACAAACTTGCTTGA
- the hisH gene encoding imidazole glycerol phosphate synthase subunit HisH produces the protein MTIALIDYGAGNLHSVHNALKAAGASDIDVTADPAAVLRADRVVLPGVGAFGACASGLRGIEGMTDALDRRVRRDGAPFLGVCVGMQLMADTGEELGVHQGLGWIAGTVRALPPSPGVRVPHMGWNDVVPVADHPLIERGEAYFLHSFAFEGEHVLATTDHGGTVTAAIGRNNMIGVQFHPEKSQRYGIALMERFLAWRP, from the coding sequence ATGACCATCGCGCTGATCGATTACGGCGCGGGCAACCTCCATTCGGTCCATAATGCGCTCAAGGCAGCGGGAGCTTCCGATATCGATGTGACGGCGGACCCGGCCGCGGTGCTGCGCGCGGACCGCGTCGTGCTGCCCGGCGTCGGCGCGTTCGGCGCGTGCGCCAGCGGGCTGCGCGGGATCGAAGGCATGACCGATGCGCTCGACCGGCGCGTACGTCGCGACGGCGCGCCCTTCCTCGGCGTCTGTGTCGGTATGCAGCTGATGGCCGATACCGGCGAGGAACTCGGCGTGCATCAGGGGCTTGGCTGGATCGCGGGCACCGTCCGCGCCCTGCCCCCCTCGCCCGGCGTTCGCGTGCCGCATATGGGCTGGAACGATGTCGTGCCGGTTGCCGATCACCCGCTGATCGAGCGCGGCGAAGCCTATTTCCTGCACAGCTTCGCCTTTGAGGGCGAGCATGTGCTGGCAACGACCGATCATGGCGGCACCGTCACCGCCGCGATCGGCCGCAACAATATGATCGGCGTCCAGTTCCACCCCGAAAAGAGCCAGCGCTACGGCATCGCACTGATGGAAAGGTTTCTCGCATGGCGCCCCTGA
- a CDS encoding RluA family pseudouridine synthase, with the protein MSSNDVRQFTVGADDDDIRLDRWFKRHLPDANFNTVSRWARTGQLRVDGARATPGDRISAGQVIRVPPAEPVKATTATPPKRERPRVPLTPEQIEFAQEMVIHKDASALVINKPPGLATQGGTGTTEHVDGLLDALQYEAEGRPKLVHRLDKDTSGALVLARSSRAAGFFAKNFATRTAKKVYWALVVGVPEIEDGIIDLPIAKQPGTGGEKMHVDMKEGAPARTRYRMIEQAGSRTAWLELQPFTGRTHQLRVHLAAIGHPIVGDGKYGLQEAFLTGGISRKMHLHARRIRIDHPDGGTLDVTADLPSHFAESMKTLGFDISLGNAMAMDDGPPPPSREQLKAKAKAHAKTIRKERRGERRGRGSGATSKR; encoded by the coding sequence ATGAGCAGCAACGACGTTCGCCAGTTCACCGTCGGCGCGGACGATGACGACATCCGGCTGGACCGCTGGTTCAAGCGGCATCTGCCCGACGCCAATTTCAACACCGTCTCGCGCTGGGCACGCACCGGCCAGCTGCGCGTCGATGGCGCGCGCGCGACGCCGGGCGACCGCATCTCGGCGGGACAGGTGATCCGCGTCCCTCCGGCCGAGCCGGTCAAGGCGACCACCGCCACCCCGCCCAAGCGCGAGCGTCCCCGCGTGCCGCTCACCCCGGAGCAGATCGAGTTCGCGCAGGAAATGGTGATCCACAAGGACGCCTCGGCGCTCGTCATCAACAAGCCGCCGGGCCTCGCCACGCAGGGCGGCACCGGCACGACCGAACATGTCGACGGCTTGCTCGACGCGCTCCAGTACGAAGCCGAAGGCCGGCCCAAGCTGGTCCACCGGCTCGACAAGGATACGTCGGGCGCGCTGGTGCTGGCACGCTCGTCGCGCGCGGCCGGCTTCTTCGCCAAGAATTTCGCGACCCGCACCGCCAAGAAAGTCTATTGGGCGCTGGTCGTCGGCGTGCCCGAGATCGAGGACGGCATCATCGACCTGCCGATCGCCAAGCAGCCGGGCACCGGCGGCGAGAAGATGCATGTCGACATGAAGGAAGGCGCGCCCGCGCGCACCCGCTACCGGATGATCGAACAGGCGGGCAGCCGCACCGCATGGCTCGAGCTTCAGCCCTTCACCGGCCGCACCCATCAGCTTCGCGTCCATCTGGCGGCGATCGGCCACCCGATCGTGGGGGACGGCAAATACGGGCTTCAGGAAGCGTTCCTGACCGGCGGGATCAGCCGCAAGATGCACCTTCACGCCCGCCGCATCCGCATCGACCATCCCGATGGCGGCACGCTGGACGTGACCGCCGATCTGCCGAGCCATTTCGCCGAATCGATGAAGACGCTCGGCTTCGACATTTCGCTGGGCAATGCGATGGCGATGGACGACGGCCCGCCGCCGCCCAGCCGCGAGCAGCTCAAGGCCAAGGCCAAGGCGCATGCCAAGACGATCCGCAAGGAGCGGCGCGGCGAACGGCGCGGCCGGGGTAGCGGCGCTACTTCGAAGCGCTGA
- the hisB gene encoding imidazoleglycerol-phosphate dehydratase HisB, with the protein MRTATISRKTSETSIDVSVNLDGTGNYRISTGIGFFDHMLEQLAKHSLIDLDVKTVGDLHIDQHHTVEDTGIAIGEAVAQALGDKRGIRRYADALSPMDETLTRVAIDISGRPYTVFKTEFSQKKLGEMDTEMFEHWFQSFAQAAGITLHVETLYGTNNHHIAESAFKGLARALREAVEIDPRKAGVIPSTKGVL; encoded by the coding sequence ATGCGTACCGCCACGATCAGCCGCAAGACGAGCGAGACTTCGATCGACGTCTCCGTGAATCTCGATGGAACCGGAAATTACCGGATTTCGACTGGAATCGGCTTTTTCGATCATATGCTGGAGCAACTCGCCAAGCATTCGCTGATCGATCTCGATGTGAAGACGGTCGGAGATCTGCATATCGATCAGCACCACACCGTTGAGGATACCGGCATCGCGATCGGCGAAGCCGTGGCGCAGGCGCTGGGCGACAAGCGCGGCATCCGCCGCTACGCCGACGCGCTCTCGCCGATGGACGAGACGCTGACCCGCGTCGCGATCGACATTTCCGGGCGCCCCTACACCGTGTTCAAGACCGAGTTCAGCCAGAAGAAGCTGGGGGAGATGGACACCGAGATGTTCGAGCACTGGTTCCAGTCGTTCGCGCAGGCGGCGGGCATCACGCTGCACGTCGAGACTTTGTACGGCACCAATAATCACCACATCGCGGAAAGCGCGTTCAAGGGCCTCGCCCGTGCACTGCGCGAAGCGGTGGAGATCGATCCGCGCAAGGCCGGCGTGATCCCCAGCACCAAGGGTGTGCTGTGA
- the fumC gene encoding class II fumarate hydratase: MTSTRTETDSIGAIEVPADCYWGAQTQRSIENFPFGSQERMPLGIVHAQAIVKQAAARVNRKHGMDAKIADAIESAAQEIVAGTLDDQFPLVIWQTGSGTQTNMNVNEVIAGRANFVLAGTKGGKSPVHPNDHVNMSQSSNDSFPTALHVAAVVATYKTLIPALDQLTASLVAKAEAWDHIIKIGRTHTQDATPLTLGQEFGGYAAQLISAKARIEGALNGNLRKLAIGGTAVGTGLNAPEGWAEDMSAAISDIAGQAFEPAPNKFEQLAAKDGLVFFSGALSTLAVALNKIANDIRFLGSGPRSGLGELSLPANEPGSSIMPGKVNPTQCESLTMVAAQVIGNNQAVTVGGMQGHFELNVFMPLIGANVLRSIDLLSVGMVSFAERCVDGIEANEAQIKDLVDRSLMLVTALAPAIGYDNSAKIAKYAHEKGQTLKEAGLELGLVDEATFDQYVRPETMIGR, encoded by the coding sequence GTGACCAGCACCCGCACCGAAACCGATTCGATCGGCGCGATCGAAGTTCCCGCGGATTGCTATTGGGGCGCACAGACCCAGCGCTCGATCGAGAATTTCCCGTTCGGTTCGCAGGAGCGGATGCCGCTGGGCATCGTCCATGCCCAGGCGATCGTGAAGCAGGCCGCCGCGCGCGTGAACCGCAAGCATGGCATGGATGCCAAGATCGCCGACGCCATCGAATCGGCGGCGCAGGAGATCGTTGCGGGCACGCTGGACGATCAGTTTCCGCTGGTGATCTGGCAGACGGGCAGCGGCACCCAGACCAACATGAACGTCAACGAAGTGATCGCGGGCCGTGCCAATTTCGTGCTGGCGGGCACCAAGGGCGGCAAGTCGCCGGTGCATCCGAACGACCATGTGAACATGAGCCAGTCGTCCAACGACAGCTTCCCGACCGCGCTGCACGTCGCGGCGGTGGTCGCGACCTACAAGACGCTGATCCCCGCGCTCGACCAGCTGACCGCGTCGCTGGTCGCCAAGGCCGAGGCCTGGGATCACATCATCAAGATCGGCCGCACCCACACGCAGGATGCGACCCCGCTGACGCTGGGGCAGGAATTTGGTGGTTATGCGGCGCAGCTCATCAGCGCCAAGGCGCGGATCGAGGGTGCGCTGAACGGGAACCTGCGCAAGCTCGCCATCGGCGGCACCGCGGTCGGCACCGGGCTGAACGCGCCGGAGGGCTGGGCCGAGGATATGTCGGCGGCGATCAGTGACATCGCCGGTCAGGCATTCGAGCCCGCGCCGAACAAGTTCGAGCAATTGGCGGCCAAGGACGGCCTCGTCTTCTTCTCGGGCGCGCTCAGCACGCTGGCGGTGGCGCTCAACAAGATCGCCAACGATATCCGCTTCCTCGGCTCCGGGCCGCGTTCGGGTCTCGGCGAGCTGTCGCTCCCGGCCAACGAACCGGGCAGCTCGATCATGCCGGGCAAGGTCAATCCGACCCAGTGCGAATCGCTGACGATGGTCGCGGCGCAGGTGATCGGCAACAATCAGGCCGTCACCGTCGGCGGGATGCAGGGCCATTTCGAGCTCAACGTGTTCATGCCGCTGATCGGTGCGAACGTGCTGCGCTCGATCGACCTGCTGTCGGTCGGCATGGTCAGCTTTGCCGAGCGCTGCGTCGACGGGATCGAGGCGAACGAGGCGCAGATCAAGGATCTGGTCGATCGCTCGCTGATGCTGGTGACGGCGCTGGCGCCCGCGATCGGTTACGACAATTCGGCCAAGATCGCGAAGTACGCGCACGAAAAGGGTCAGACGCTGAAGGAAGCGGGCCTCGAACTCGGCCTCGTCGATGAAGCGACCTTCGACCAATATGTCCGCCCCGAGACGATGATCGGCCGGTAA
- a CDS encoding YciI family protein, translated as MFVVLLTYVADLAEVDACLPEHVEWLKAGLADGTLLIAGRQVPRTGGVLIARSESREAAEVWAGSDPFVLRGVATAEVVEFNTSFLAPGLSALKE; from the coding sequence ATGTTCGTCGTGCTGCTCACCTACGTCGCGGACCTTGCCGAAGTGGATGCCTGCCTTCCCGAGCATGTCGAATGGCTGAAGGCCGGGCTTGCCGACGGCACGCTGCTGATCGCCGGACGGCAGGTGCCGCGCACCGGCGGTGTGCTGATCGCGCGAAGCGAAAGCCGCGAGGCAGCCGAAGTATGGGCGGGGAGCGATCCGTTCGTGCTGCGTGGCGTCGCGACCGCCGAGGTGGTTGAGTTCAACACCTCGTTCCTCGCGCCCGGACTTTCGGCGCTCAAGGAATGA
- a CDS encoding HAD-IA family hydrolase — MNRLAVFDCDGTLVDSQVNICRAMEECFSVAKLDPPSRNDIRRIVGLSLVPAIAQLLPEADARLHEILAEDYKRAFHALRQTGTLDPEPLYDGIAQTLETLDANGWLLGVATGKSDRGLALILAHHGLTHRFVTLQTADRHPSKPHPSMLELAMAEAGAGPETTVMIGDTSFDMAMARAAGAHALGVAWGYHTAHELREAGAHHVAEHASALPPHLEGL; from the coding sequence ATGAACCGCCTCGCTGTATTCGATTGTGACGGCACGCTGGTGGACAGCCAGGTCAATATCTGCCGCGCGATGGAAGAGTGCTTCTCGGTGGCGAAGCTCGATCCGCCTTCCCGGAACGACATCCGGCGGATCGTCGGCCTCAGCCTCGTTCCAGCCATCGCGCAATTGCTGCCCGAAGCCGACGCCCGGCTGCACGAGATACTCGCCGAGGATTACAAGCGCGCCTTCCACGCGCTGCGCCAGACGGGCACACTCGATCCCGAGCCGCTGTACGATGGTATCGCCCAGACCCTCGAGACGCTCGACGCCAATGGCTGGCTGCTCGGCGTCGCGACGGGCAAATCGGATCGTGGGCTTGCGCTGATCCTCGCGCATCACGGGCTGACGCATCGCTTCGTCACGCTCCAGACCGCCGATCGTCACCCGAGCAAGCCGCACCCCTCGATGCTCGAACTGGCAATGGCCGAAGCGGGCGCCGGGCCCGAGACGACAGTGATGATCGGCGACACCAGCTTCGACATGGCGATGGCCCGCGCGGCGGGTGCGCATGCATTAGGTGTTGCATGGGGCTACCACACCGCTCATGAATTGCGCGAGGCCGGTGCTCATCATGTCGCGGAACATGCCAGCGCCCTTCCGCCTCATCTGGAGGGTCTATGA
- a CDS encoding ATP12 family protein, whose protein sequence is MKRFWKEVTVEDGGIALDGRPVRTPGRAPLTLPTPQLAEAVAQEWRDVGETIDPRAMPLTGLANAAIDRIAADRETFAASLAAYGESDLLYYRAELPEPLVERQQAAWDPLLDWARGRYDVHFETAAGVMHKAQPEATVARLSEAVHALDPFRLAGLSPVVTVSGSLVAALALIEGAADAQTVWTAAQIDEAWQEEMWGEDDLATKARDAHRADFDAGARFLSLL, encoded by the coding sequence ATGAAGCGATTCTGGAAGGAAGTGACGGTCGAGGATGGCGGGATCGCGCTCGACGGACGCCCGGTGCGCACCCCCGGCCGCGCGCCGCTGACGCTGCCGACGCCGCAACTGGCCGAAGCCGTGGCGCAGGAATGGCGCGACGTGGGCGAGACGATCGATCCGCGCGCCATGCCGCTGACCGGCCTCGCCAATGCCGCGATCGACCGGATCGCCGCAGACCGCGAAACCTTCGCGGCGAGTCTGGCCGCCTATGGCGAAAGCGACCTGCTCTATTATCGCGCCGAACTGCCCGAGCCTCTGGTCGAGCGGCAACAGGCGGCATGGGACCCGCTGCTCGACTGGGCGCGTGGGCGCTATGACGTACATTTCGAGACTGCGGCGGGCGTGATGCACAAGGCGCAACCCGAAGCGACCGTCGCGCGGCTGAGCGAAGCAGTGCACGCGCTCGATCCCTTCCGGCTGGCGGGGCTTTCGCCGGTGGTAACGGTCAGCGGCTCGCTGGTCGCCGCACTGGCGCTGATCGAAGGCGCGGCGGACGCCCAGACGGTGTGGACCGCCGCGCAGATCGACGAAGCGTGGCAGGAGGAAATGTGGGGCGAGGACGATCTCGCCACCAAGGCCCGCGACGCGCACCGCGCCGATTTCGACGCGGGCGCGCGGTTTCTCTCGCTGCTCTAG
- a CDS encoding aminotransferase class IV, which translates to MPGSQDFAPDPRNANLLVHLNGALVPTGEARVSIFDAGFGMGDGVWEGLRLHKRALLFLDAHLDRLYAGAAAIRIDVGLTRDEMRAALRELIVANGMTDGGHLRLMVTRGLKATINQDPRNALGRATLAITAEYKTKPPLPGGGLALRSVTTRTSRPDTFDMRLNSHSRLNLIRALIEAIDIDPEADEALMLDPHGQVASCNATNFFWVRDGRVETSTGSYCFNGITRDNVIAACRAGAAPVLECSVPLRHVLAAEEAFVTGTMGGITPVRSIDGQKMRQVNGPVTRAIAAAYEAMKDADAAANPLL; encoded by the coding sequence ATGCCCGGCAGCCAGGATTTCGCTCCCGATCCGCGCAACGCGAATCTGCTCGTCCATCTGAACGGCGCGCTCGTGCCGACCGGGGAGGCACGCGTCTCGATCTTCGACGCGGGGTTCGGGATGGGCGACGGGGTGTGGGAGGGGCTGAGGCTGCACAAGCGCGCCCTGCTGTTCCTCGATGCGCATCTCGACCGGCTCTATGCGGGCGCGGCGGCGATCAGGATCGATGTCGGCCTGACCCGCGACGAGATGCGGGCGGCGCTGCGCGAACTGATCGTCGCCAATGGCATGACCGATGGCGGGCATCTTCGCCTGATGGTCACGCGCGGGCTGAAGGCGACGATCAATCAGGATCCGCGAAACGCGCTGGGCCGCGCCACGCTGGCGATCACCGCCGAATACAAGACCAAGCCGCCGCTGCCCGGTGGCGGTCTCGCGCTGCGCAGCGTCACCACGCGGACTTCGCGGCCCGATACGTTCGACATGCGGCTCAATTCGCACAGCCGCCTCAACCTGATCCGCGCGCTGATCGAAGCGATCGACATCGATCCCGAGGCCGACGAAGCGCTGATGCTCGATCCGCACGGGCAAGTGGCGAGCTGCAACGCGACCAACTTCTTTTGGGTGCGCGACGGGCGGGTGGAGACCTCGACCGGCAGCTACTGCTTCAACGGCATCACCCGCGACAACGTCATCGCCGCGTGCCGCGCGGGCGCCGCGCCGGTGCTCGAATGCAGCGTCCCGCTGCGCCACGTCCTCGCCGCCGAGGAAGCCTTCGTCACCGGCACGATGGGCGGGATCACGCCGGTCCGCTCGATCGACGGCCAGAAGATGCGGCAGGTGAACGGTCCGGTGACGCGGGCGATCGCCGCTGCCTATGAAGCCATGAAGGACGCGGACGCCGCCGCGAATCCGCTTCTGTGA
- a CDS encoding ClpXP protease specificity-enhancing factor SspB: protein MTGTVPDSLIPYDEIVQEALRAVVGRVLGSVASSQALPGTHHFYITFKTQVPGVEIPQRLIERFPDEMTIVLQHKFWDLRVDDERFSVGLTFNQVPATLNIPFSAITGFHDPAVNFELRFQAQEGPDEPEPHDEAENDGPTITPADDGSNVVSVDFKRKK from the coding sequence ATGACCGGTACCGTGCCCGACAGTTTGATTCCCTATGACGAGATCGTGCAGGAGGCCCTGCGCGCAGTTGTCGGCCGTGTTCTCGGCTCTGTTGCGTCCAGCCAGGCCCTGCCCGGCACGCACCATTTTTATATCACCTTCAAGACCCAGGTCCCCGGTGTCGAAATTCCGCAGCGGCTGATCGAGCGCTTCCCGGACGAGATGACCATCGTCCTCCAGCACAAATTCTGGGACCTGCGGGTCGATGACGAACGCTTCTCGGTCGGCCTGACCTTCAATCAGGTGCCCGCGACGCTGAACATCCCCTTCTCGGCGATCACCGGCTTCCACGATCCGGCTGTCAATTTCGAACTGCGCTTCCAGGCGCAGGAAGGCCCGGACGAGCCCGAGCCGCACGACGAGGCCGAGAATGACGGCCCGACGATCACGCCGGCCGACGATGGCTCGAACGTCGTCTCGGTGGATTTCAAGCGGAAGAAGTGA